A single region of the Erythrobacter sp. HL-111 genome encodes:
- a CDS encoding putative DNA modification/repair radical SAM protein, with amino-acid sequence MAQQLSLRQKLEILADAAKYDASCASSGTAKKNSVGGKGVGSTEGMGICHAYAPDGRCISLLKILLTNHCIFDCHYCINRKSSNVARARFTPQEVADLTLSFYKRNYIEGLFLSSGIVKSANHTMEQLIEAARILREEHDFRGYIHLKTIPEADAELIHAAGLHADRVSINVELPTDSGLTRLAPDKNARQIEGAMDRTKARILQAKDERKRFRHAPRFAPAGQSTQMIVGADGASDVEIVGRASALYGNFGLRRVYYSAFSPIPDASAVLPLKRPPLIREHRLYQSDWLMRFYGYAPAEVAEAAEQDGNLPLDIDPKLAWALKFRERFPVDVNRAGREELLRVPGLGTKAVAKILAARRHRTLRLDDLARLTQSIAKVRPFLVAADWRPTRLTDRADLRAMLAPKQEQLELF; translated from the coding sequence ATGGCCCAGCAGCTCTCGCTCAGACAGAAACTCGAAATCCTCGCCGATGCGGCGAAATATGATGCGTCCTGCGCCTCGTCCGGGACGGCGAAGAAGAATTCGGTCGGCGGAAAGGGTGTCGGCTCGACCGAGGGGATGGGCATCTGCCACGCCTATGCCCCCGACGGGCGCTGCATCTCGCTGCTGAAGATCCTGCTGACCAATCACTGCATCTTCGACTGCCATTACTGCATCAACCGCAAGAGCTCCAACGTGGCCCGCGCGCGCTTCACCCCGCAGGAAGTCGCCGATCTCACGCTGTCCTTCTACAAGCGCAACTATATCGAGGGGCTGTTTCTCTCCTCCGGCATCGTGAAGAGCGCGAACCACACGATGGAGCAGCTGATCGAGGCCGCCCGGATCCTGCGCGAGGAACACGATTTTCGCGGCTACATCCATTTGAAGACCATTCCCGAGGCCGATGCCGAGCTGATCCATGCAGCGGGGCTTCATGCCGATCGCGTCTCGATCAATGTCGAACTGCCGACCGACAGCGGGCTCACCCGGCTCGCGCCCGACAAGAACGCCCGCCAGATCGAGGGCGCGATGGACCGCACCAAGGCGCGCATCCTCCAGGCGAAGGACGAGCGCAAACGCTTCCGCCATGCGCCGCGCTTCGCGCCCGCGGGCCAGTCGACCCAGATGATCGTCGGCGCGGACGGGGCGAGCGATGTCGAGATCGTGGGCCGGGCGAGCGCGCTTTACGGCAATTTCGGCCTGAGGCGGGTCTATTACAGCGCCTTCTCGCCGATCCCCGATGCCTCCGCCGTCCTGCCGCTGAAGCGGCCGCCGCTGATCCGCGAACATCGGCTCTACCAGTCGGACTGGCTGATGCGGTTCTACGGCTATGCGCCCGCCGAGGTGGCCGAGGCGGCTGAGCAGGACGGCAACCTCCCGCTCGACATCGATCCCAAGCTCGCCTGGGCGCTTAAGTTCCGCGAGCGTTTCCCGGTCGATGTCAATCGCGCCGGACGCGAGGAATTGCTGCGCGTGCCGGGGCTGGGCACGAAGGCCGTGGCGAAGATCCTCGCCGCGCGGCGGCACCGCACGCTGCGATTGGACGATCTTGCGCGGCTTACCCAGTCCATCGCCAAGGTCCGCCCCTTCCTCGTCGCGGCCGACTGGCGGCCGACGCGGCTGACCGACCGGGCGGATTTGAGGGCCATGCTGGCGCCGAAGCAGGAACAGCTGGAGCTGTTCTGA
- a CDS encoding DUF475 domain-containing protein, whose translation MQTLLRYYTFSLVFTAACFAGAAYYGWVSSGTLGGMLSVLWIVIVLSVLEVSLSFDNAVVNATVLREMDPVWQQRFLTIGILIAVFGMRIVFPIAIVSIAANIGPWAAVELSLGNPQEYERIVSEAHIGIAGFGGAFLAMVGLSFFFDADKEVHWIGALERGINRFSTLPAVEIGLVLGILYGVSTLLSAEESLTFLTAGVLGLLTYIAVNALGEWIEQREQAKKASGELVRSGLGGFLYLEVLDASFSFDGVIGAFALSNNMIVIAIGLSVGAMFVRSMTVHLVRAGTLAQYRYLEHGAFWAIIVLGAIMLLSARWHIPETITGLVGAVLIGLSLYWSIRHNRAETRAEASAAPARGG comes from the coding sequence ATGCAGACCCTGCTTCGCTACTACACCTTCTCGCTGGTTTTCACCGCGGCCTGTTTTGCCGGGGCGGCCTATTACGGCTGGGTCAGCAGCGGCACCCTTGGCGGGATGCTCTCGGTCCTGTGGATCGTCATCGTCCTGTCGGTCCTCGAGGTCTCGCTCAGTTTCGACAACGCGGTGGTGAACGCAACCGTGCTGCGCGAAATGGACCCGGTGTGGCAGCAGCGCTTTCTCACCATCGGGATTCTGATCGCGGTGTTCGGGATGCGGATCGTCTTTCCCATCGCCATCGTCTCGATCGCGGCCAATATCGGCCCCTGGGCGGCGGTGGAACTCTCGCTCGGCAATCCGCAGGAATACGAACGCATCGTCTCCGAAGCCCATATCGGGATCGCCGGGTTCGGCGGGGCCTTCCTCGCGATGGTGGGCCTCTCCTTCTTCTTCGACGCGGACAAGGAAGTGCACTGGATCGGCGCGCTCGAACGGGGCATCAACCGTTTCTCCACCCTCCCCGCGGTCGAGATCGGGCTGGTCCTCGGCATCCTCTACGGCGTCTCGACCCTGCTTTCGGCGGAGGAATCGCTCACCTTCCTCACCGCAGGCGTGCTCGGCCTGCTCACCTACATCGCGGTCAACGCGCTCGGCGAATGGATCGAGCAGCGCGAGCAGGCGAAGAAGGCGAGCGGGGAACTGGTGCGCTCGGGCCTCGGCGGGTTCCTCTATCTCGAGGTGCTCGACGCGAGCTTCAGCTTCGACGGGGTGATCGGGGCCTTCGCCCTGTCGAACAACATGATCGTCATCGCCATCGGCCTGTCGGTCGGCGCGATGTTCGTGCGTTCGATGACGGTCCACCTCGTGCGCGCGGGGACGCTCGCGCAGTATCGCTATCTCGAACACGGCGCGTTCTGGGCGATCATTGTGCTGGGGGCGATCATGCTCCTGTCGGCGCGCTGGCATATCCCGGAAACGATCACCGGGCTGGTCGGCGCGGTGCTGATCGGGCTGTCGCTCTACTGGTCGATCCGTCACAACCGCGCGGAGACGCGCGCCGAGGCTAGCGCGGCTCCCGCGCGAGGCGGCTAG
- a CDS encoding PilZ domain-containing protein, with product MNLHSITRTSERRPLSLVVRGRVRSRPVFVDLIDISEGGCKIRGTQGFASIGDRVVMKVGGVNAPLGTIAWVEGRIAGVAFEGQMHSAVLDYLCQAQGASAAPVERDALRHL from the coding sequence ATGAACCTGCACTCGATCACCCGAACGTCGGAACGCCGGCCGCTCAGCCTCGTCGTGCGCGGCCGCGTGCGCTCGCGCCCGGTCTTCGTCGACCTGATCGACATTTCCGAAGGCGGCTGCAAGATCCGCGGCACGCAGGGCTTCGCCAGCATCGGTGATCGGGTGGTGATGAAGGTCGGCGGCGTCAACGCCCCGCTCGGCACGATCGCCTGGGTCGAGGGACGCATCGCCGGCGTCGCATTCGAAGGCCAGATGCACAGCGCCGTGCTCGACTACCTGTGCCAGGCGCAGGGCGCCTCGGCCGCGCCGGTAGAGCGGGACGCGCTGCGCCACCTGTGA
- the panB gene encoding 3-methyl-2-oxobutanoate hydroxymethyltransferase encodes MSTTFQLDTSTSRANPTPQPMKRLTVPRIRARKVDGVTEEPLVMLTAYTARQAQLLDAHCDLLLVGDSLGQVIYGLPSTIPVTMEMMANHGAAVVRGSYHAVVVIDMPFGSYEASPEQAFESAARLLKETGAAAVKLEGGAAMAPTVEFLASRGIPVMGHVGLTPQAVNVLGGYAARGRSDAEAGKIVSDAKALDEAGAFAVVVEGVVEPIAIAVTEAVSCPTIGIGASAKCDGQVLVTDDMLGMFERVPRFVKRYENIAEIIEKTVATYAGEVRARSFPGEEQTYQPKD; translated from the coding sequence ATGTCCACCACCTTCCAGCTCGACACGAGCACCAGCCGGGCCAATCCCACCCCGCAGCCGATGAAGCGGCTGACCGTGCCGCGCATCCGCGCGCGCAAGGTGGACGGCGTGACCGAGGAACCGCTGGTCATGCTGACGGCCTACACCGCGCGCCAGGCGCAGCTGCTCGACGCGCATTGCGACCTCCTGCTGGTGGGCGATTCGCTCGGCCAGGTGATCTACGGCCTGCCTTCCACCATCCCCGTGACGATGGAGATGATGGCGAACCACGGCGCGGCGGTGGTCCGGGGGAGCTATCACGCGGTCGTGGTGATCGACATGCCCTTCGGCTCCTATGAAGCATCGCCCGAGCAGGCTTTCGAAAGCGCCGCGCGCCTGCTCAAGGAAACCGGCGCCGCCGCAGTCAAGCTCGAGGGCGGCGCGGCGATGGCGCCGACGGTCGAATTCCTCGCTTCGCGGGGCATCCCGGTGATGGGCCATGTCGGGCTCACCCCGCAGGCGGTCAACGTGCTCGGCGGCTATGCCGCGCGCGGGCGCTCCGATGCCGAAGCCGGGAAGATCGTCAGCGATGCGAAAGCACTGGATGAAGCCGGCGCCTTTGCCGTCGTGGTCGAGGGCGTGGTCGAACCGATCGCGATTGCCGTCACCGAAGCGGTTTCCTGCCCAACCATCGGGATCGGCGCTTCGGCCAAATGCGACGGCCAAGTGCTCGTCACCGACGACATGCTCGGGATGTTCGAGCGCGTGCCGCGGTTCGTGAAGCGTTACGAAAACATCGCCGAGATCATCGAGAAAACCGTCGCCACCTACGCCGGCGAAGTGCGCGCGCGCAGCTTTCCGGGCGAGGAACAGACCTACCAGCCCAAGGATTGA
- a CDS encoding sodium-dependent transporter, with the protein MVASTGTTAREGWSSRSAFVLAAIGSAVGLGNLVRFPAEAGANGGGAFVLFYIFCVVLIGLPVLLSEVLIGRHGQAAAPLSFRRIAEESGGSGAWSIVASLGVFSAFLVLSFYCVLGGWVLYYIGLFGADVFLSGPASGAFAGSSFEEVDALFGAMVSDGLSTSLLDIVFLAITFLFVARGVSGGIEKVAVYLMPAFFFLLLAITIYGMFGGAMARTVDYLFTFEPEKLTGEVMLAAVGQAFFSLSLGVAGMVTYGAYVGRDVNLASTSGVIAGADTAVALIAGLCIFPIVFAAGLEPSGGLGLMFQTLPHAFSDLPFGTLIGLAFFVMVAFAALTSSVSLMEAPTSWAMDRLGLARPVAAMLVTGAAAVLGVLSALSTGALAGFHPLGFIPLFEGLGILDLLDSFTGKLTMPIGALLTSVFVGWVVSRRLLDEESGLGGGVHRFWLFLVRWFCPLMLALILVSGIFPETTARLFATLGAG; encoded by the coding sequence ATGGTAGCATCCACCGGCACGACCGCGCGCGAGGGCTGGTCCTCGCGCAGCGCCTTCGTACTCGCGGCGATCGGCTCGGCCGTCGGGCTCGGCAATCTCGTGCGCTTTCCGGCCGAGGCCGGGGCCAATGGCGGCGGCGCCTTCGTCCTGTTCTACATCTTCTGCGTCGTGCTGATCGGGCTGCCGGTGCTGCTGTCCGAAGTGCTCATCGGGCGCCACGGCCAGGCCGCCGCCCCGCTCAGCTTTCGCCGGATCGCCGAGGAATCGGGCGGATCGGGGGCCTGGAGCATCGTCGCCTCGCTCGGCGTGTTCTCGGCCTTTCTCGTGCTCAGCTTCTACTGCGTGCTGGGCGGCTGGGTGCTGTACTACATCGGCCTGTTCGGCGCCGATGTCTTCCTGTCCGGCCCCGCGAGCGGCGCGTTCGCGGGCAGCAGTTTCGAGGAGGTCGACGCGCTGTTCGGCGCGATGGTGAGCGACGGGCTTTCCACCAGCCTGCTCGACATCGTGTTCCTCGCGATCACCTTCCTCTTCGTCGCGCGCGGGGTGTCGGGCGGGATCGAGAAGGTCGCGGTCTATCTCATGCCCGCCTTCTTCTTCCTGCTGCTGGCGATCACGATCTACGGGATGTTCGGCGGGGCGATGGCGCGCACGGTGGATTATCTCTTCACCTTCGAGCCCGAAAAGCTGACGGGCGAGGTGATGCTGGCCGCCGTCGGCCAGGCCTTCTTCTCGCTGTCGCTGGGGGTCGCCGGGATGGTGACCTACGGCGCTTACGTCGGGCGCGACGTGAACCTCGCGAGCACCAGCGGGGTGATCGCCGGGGCCGACACGGCGGTCGCGCTGATCGCGGGGCTGTGCATCTTCCCGATCGTCTTTGCCGCCGGGCTCGAGCCGAGCGGCGGGCTCGGCCTCATGTTCCAGACCCTGCCGCACGCCTTTTCCGACCTGCCGTTCGGCACGCTGATCGGGCTCGCCTTCTTCGTCATGGTCGCCTTCGCCGCCCTGACGAGTTCGGTCAGCCTTATGGAGGCTCCGACTTCCTGGGCGATGGACCGGCTCGGCCTCGCGCGTCCGGTGGCCGCGATGTTGGTGACGGGCGCGGCGGCCGTGCTGGGCGTGCTTTCGGCGCTGTCGACCGGCGCGCTCGCGGGGTTCCATCCCCTGGGCTTCATCCCCTTGTTCGAGGGGCTGGGCATCCTCGACCTGCTCGATTCCTTCACCGGCAAGCTGACCATGCCGATCGGGGCGCTGCTTACCTCGGTTTTCGTCGGCTGGGTAGTCTCGCGCCGCCTGCTCGACGAGGAAAGCGGGCTCGGCGGCGGGGTGCACCGGTTCTGGCTTTTCCTGGTGCGCTGGTTCTGCCCCCTGATGCTGGCGCTGATCCTCGTTAGCGGGATCTTCCCCGAGACGACGGCGCGGCTCTTCGCGACGCTCGGCGCGGGGTAG
- a CDS encoding UdgX family uracil-DNA binding protein (This protein belongs to the uracil DNA glycosylase superfamily, members of which act in excision repair of DNA. However, it belongs more specifically to UdgX branch, whose founding member was found to bind uracil in DNA (where it does not belong), without cleaving it, appears to promote DNA repair by a pathway involving RecA, rather than base excision.) has protein sequence MTAMQHVSLGAHYVVHIPEPDDFAFWRERARGLIQCDVPPDRVSWVEPGGTGDLFAAEGPSRGERRLPVPPESPREVRASKRFLQLARKAALHSDPSRFGLLYRMLWRLQSNPRAMEDKADPDVRRIEELDKAVRRDAHKMHAFVRFREARTEDGAAHYVAWFEPDHHIVRAEAGFFMRRFANMNWSILTPRGCIHWDGETMRESGPARRCDAPGGDPVEELWRSYYASIFNPARLKVGAMLSEMPRKYWKNLPEAALIPDLIAGAQAREAQMVDTGARDMGEKPETLDAVAAAIARCRSCPIGELENRAVMGEGPRSAPLMIVGEQPGDQEDVKGRPFVGPAGQLLDEYLGRAGIDRGATYVTNAVKHFKYVPRGKRRLHQSPAAKEIDTCRWWLEAERDLVKPRVILALGASAARGLLGRTVSISKVRGQALPIEGGAELWVTAHPSYLLRLDGEARAKQAALFEADLAAVRERLGELA, from the coding sequence ATGACCGCAATGCAGCACGTCTCCCTCGGCGCGCACTACGTCGTCCATATCCCCGAACCCGACGATTTCGCCTTCTGGCGCGAGCGGGCGCGGGGGCTGATCCAGTGCGACGTGCCCCCCGACCGCGTCTCTTGGGTGGAGCCGGGCGGGACGGGCGATCTCTTCGCCGCGGAAGGCCCCTCCCGCGGCGAACGCCGCCTGCCCGTGCCTCCCGAAAGCCCGCGCGAAGTGCGCGCCAGCAAGCGCTTCCTCCAGCTCGCCCGCAAGGCCGCGCTTCATTCCGACCCTTCGCGTTTCGGCCTGCTTTACCGGATGCTCTGGCGGCTCCAGTCCAATCCCCGTGCGATGGAGGACAAGGCCGATCCCGACGTGCGCCGGATCGAGGAACTCGACAAGGCGGTGCGGCGCGACGCGCACAAGATGCACGCCTTCGTCCGCTTCCGCGAAGCGAGAACCGAGGACGGCGCCGCGCATTACGTCGCCTGGTTCGAACCCGATCATCACATCGTGCGCGCCGAGGCGGGCTTCTTCATGCGCCGTTTCGCCAACATGAACTGGTCGATCCTGACGCCCAGGGGCTGCATCCACTGGGACGGCGAAACCATGCGCGAAAGCGGCCCCGCGCGGCGCTGCGATGCCCCCGGCGGCGATCCGGTCGAGGAACTGTGGCGCTCCTATTACGCTTCCATATTCAATCCCGCGCGATTGAAGGTCGGGGCGATGCTCTCCGAAATGCCGCGCAAATACTGGAAGAACCTGCCCGAGGCGGCGCTGATCCCCGATCTCATCGCCGGCGCGCAGGCGAGGGAAGCGCAGATGGTCGATACCGGAGCGAGGGACATGGGCGAAAAGCCCGAAACACTGGACGCGGTGGCCGCGGCGATCGCGCGCTGCCGTTCCTGCCCGATCGGCGAACTCGAAAACCGCGCGGTGATGGGCGAGGGACCGCGTTCGGCCCCGCTGATGATCGTCGGCGAACAGCCGGGCGATCAGGAGGACGTCAAGGGTCGCCCCTTCGTCGGACCGGCCGGGCAATTGCTCGACGAATATCTTGGGCGCGCCGGGATCGACCGGGGCGCGACCTATGTCACCAATGCGGTGAAGCACTTCAAATATGTCCCGCGCGGCAAACGCAGGCTTCACCAGTCGCCCGCGGCGAAGGAGATCGACACCTGCCGCTGGTGGCTCGAGGCCGAGCGCGACCTTGTGAAACCGCGCGTGATCCTCGCGCTGGGCGCAAGCGCGGCGCGCGGCCTCCTCGGCAGGACCGTGAGCATCTCGAAGGTGCGTGGGCAGGCTCTGCCGATCGAGGGCGGGGCGGAATTGTGGGTGACGGCGCATCCCTCCTACCTCCTGCGCCTCGACGGAGAGGCGCGCGCAAAACAGGCGGCGCTGTTCGAGGCGGACCTTGCTGCGGTGAGGGAGCGGCTCGGGGAATTGGCATGA
- a CDS encoding DUF6504 family protein, producing MITETAHGPRIAAVNDAGRAAGVVPGTMLADARTVCPSVRTAPADPAGDLAFLEKLAVWAQRWGPWSALDAPDGLLVDVTAVAHLFGGEVRLLADVEAACTARGLAVRCAIAPTAGAAWALAHYGAGRAIAGPDDDLLARLADLPVAALRLDEDVLTVLRRLGLKRLGELAGVAGSGAGGEGEAASRDAIQRRFRNRRSPAANPLIRLDQLLGRVPEPLLPVVPRAMPLVQRRLVEPIRHRDLLDRVLADLAQDMARELEGRGEGARRLEIALWRVDGEVIARRLELAAATRDPDHVIRLFSAKLDDVDAGFGIETVRLGASWAEPLALEQGEIERSAENRGTSLAACIDRLTVRLGSEAVRRPVPRASHLPERAQGWQGPLEPAAPQQGMLEFHQRPLKLLDRPERIAVLYASPDGFPQRFRWRGQVREVARVEGPERIAPEWWRERSSARLRDYYRIEDETGRRYWIYRHGIAGDGRGGDRQGRAPDWYLQGLYA from the coding sequence CTGATCACCGAAACCGCGCACGGTCCCCGCATCGCCGCTGTCAACGACGCGGGCCGCGCCGCCGGGGTGGTGCCCGGCACCATGCTCGCCGACGCGCGGACCGTCTGCCCTTCCGTCCGCACCGCGCCGGCGGACCCGGCGGGCGATCTCGCCTTTCTCGAGAAGCTCGCGGTCTGGGCACAGCGCTGGGGCCCGTGGAGCGCGCTCGACGCGCCCGATGGCTTGCTGGTCGATGTGACCGCGGTCGCGCACCTGTTCGGCGGGGAGGTGCGCCTGCTCGCCGATGTCGAAGCGGCCTGCACCGCGCGCGGCCTCGCGGTGCGCTGCGCGATCGCGCCGACGGCGGGCGCGGCCTGGGCGCTCGCGCATTACGGGGCCGGGCGCGCGATCGCGGGGCCTGATGACGATCTCCTCGCCCGGCTCGCCGACCTGCCGGTGGCGGCGCTGCGGCTCGACGAGGACGTGCTGACCGTGCTGCGGCGCCTTGGCCTGAAACGGCTCGGAGAACTCGCGGGCGTTGCGGGTAGCGGCGCGGGCGGAGAGGGCGAAGCCGCCTCGCGCGATGCGATCCAGCGCCGCTTCCGCAACCGCAGGTCGCCCGCCGCCAACCCGCTCATCCGGCTCGACCAGCTGCTCGGCCGCGTCCCCGAACCGCTCCTGCCGGTGGTCCCGCGCGCCATGCCGCTCGTCCAGCGCCGCCTTGTCGAACCGATCCGCCATCGCGACCTGCTCGACCGGGTCCTTGCCGACCTCGCGCAGGACATGGCGCGCGAACTCGAGGGGCGGGGCGAGGGCGCACGGCGGCTCGAGATCGCGCTGTGGCGGGTCGATGGCGAGGTGATCGCGCGCCGTCTCGAACTCGCCGCCGCGACGCGCGATCCGGATCACGTCATCCGCCTGTTTTCCGCCAAGCTCGACGATGTCGATGCGGGATTCGGGATCGAGACGGTGCGCCTCGGCGCGAGCTGGGCCGAACCGCTCGCGCTCGAACAGGGCGAGATCGAACGGTCCGCCGAAAACCGCGGCACCTCGCTCGCCGCCTGCATCGACAGGCTGACCGTGCGGCTCGGGAGCGAGGCCGTGCGCCGCCCCGTCCCGCGCGCGAGCCACCTGCCGGAACGCGCGCAAGGCTGGCAGGGTCCGCTCGAACCCGCCGCGCCGCAGCAGGGAATGCTCGAATTCCACCAGCGCCCCCTGAAACTGCTGGACCGGCCGGAACGGATCGCGGTGCTCTACGCCTCGCCCGACGGCTTTCCCCAGCGCTTTCGCTGGCGGGGGCAAGTGCGCGAGGTCGCCCGGGTCGAGGGGCCGGAACGGATCGCGCCCGAATGGTGGCGCGAACGTTCGAGCGCGCGGCTACGCGACTATTACCGGATCGAGGACGAGACCGGGCGGCGCTACTGGATCTACCGCCACGGCATCGCCGGGGACGGGCGCGGCGGGGACCGGCAGGGGCGCGCGCCCGACTGGTACCTCCAGGGCCTGTATGCCTGA
- a CDS encoding recA-like protein translates to MTRSAFLDRASAFRAFPVPARPRGGGAAARLSAGDPVPCALRRENRWRPGLARQPLHSEIFACAGDASGAGFALALARDALAAAAAVPDRLAEPHDRRHVLWVQDARAIERGGRPYLHGLPRDLQGRLIHVAARTPEDALFALEEGLRCRELACVIGEIAGNPRSLDFTASRRLSLTAEKHGIALWLVRLDAEADLSSARMRWRVGPAPSARPRWNGDAPGAAAWSAELFRARSHIPGTWTLRDDDGRLRTDRPLRPESRASNDAPPAPPDPRPVVRATFGRSLAARARA, encoded by the coding sequence ATGACCCGATCCGCATTCCTCGACCGAGCTTCGGCGTTCCGCGCCTTTCCCGTCCCCGCCCGCCCGCGCGGGGGAGGGGCGGCCGCGCGCCTGTCGGCCGGCGATCCTGTCCCTTGCGCGCTCCGGCGGGAGAACCGCTGGCGACCGGGCCTTGCCCGGCAGCCGCTCCACAGCGAGATCTTCGCCTGCGCCGGCGATGCGAGCGGGGCGGGCTTCGCACTGGCGCTAGCCCGCGATGCGCTCGCCGCCGCGGCCGCCGTGCCCGACCGGCTCGCCGAACCGCATGACCGGCGTCACGTCCTGTGGGTGCAGGACGCGCGCGCGATCGAGCGGGGCGGGCGGCCCTATCTCCACGGCCTGCCGCGCGACCTGCAAGGTCGGCTGATCCACGTCGCCGCGCGCACGCCCGAAGACGCGCTGTTCGCGCTGGAGGAGGGGCTGCGCTGCCGCGAACTTGCCTGCGTGATCGGGGAAATCGCGGGCAATCCGCGCAGCCTCGATTTCACCGCCTCGCGCCGGCTCAGCCTGACGGCGGAGAAGCACGGCATCGCGCTGTGGCTGGTCCGGCTCGATGCCGAGGCCGATCTCTCCTCGGCGCGGATGCGCTGGCGGGTGGGGCCGGCGCCTTCCGCCCGCCCGCGCTGGAACGGCGATGCGCCCGGCGCTGCAGCGTGGTCTGCCGAACTGTTCCGCGCGCGCTCCCACATTCCCGGAACATGGACCCTTCGCGATGACGACGGACGCCTCCGCACCGACCGCCCCCTCCGCCCCGAAAGCCGCGCCAGCAACGACGCACCGCCCGCCCCGCCGGATCCTCGCCCTGTGGTGCGAGCGACTTTCGGTCGATCGCTGGCGGCTCGGGCCAGGGCTTGA
- a CDS encoding bile acid:sodium symporter family protein codes for MPARFAMLADPMIAVLVIATALAAVLPATGEARGLAQLVSNGAIFVLFLVNGMRIARAEIAQGLANWRYFVPLLGWIFGVMALVGLGFMQIAQLTLPPLVALGFLYFGCLPSTVQSATSYTSLAGGNVALSVVGAALVNIAGVFVTAPLFALLGGGAAAEIGYETIARIGVILVLPFVIGQAVQRWTRAWVIERRASIAWLDRGVIGIAVYVAFSGAVEQGLGSLFGAAQWAMLLGLVAAFLGIAIAGAWFAGGALGLARAERIAFLFAGSQKSVAIGAPMAAILFVPAQAGFVIAPLLLYHLLQLVAAAPLASRLAREPR; via the coding sequence ATGCCCGCGCGTTTTGCCATGCTCGCCGACCCGATGATCGCGGTCCTCGTGATCGCGACCGCGCTCGCGGCGGTCCTGCCCGCGACCGGCGAGGCGCGCGGGCTGGCGCAGCTGGTGTCGAACGGGGCGATCTTCGTTCTTTTTCTCGTCAACGGAATGCGGATAGCGCGCGCCGAGATCGCGCAGGGACTGGCGAACTGGCGCTATTTCGTCCCGCTGCTCGGGTGGATCTTCGGGGTGATGGCGCTCGTCGGGCTCGGCTTCATGCAGATAGCCCAGCTGACCCTGCCGCCGCTGGTCGCGCTCGGCTTTCTCTATTTCGGCTGCCTGCCCTCGACCGTGCAATCCGCGACGAGCTACACCAGCCTCGCCGGCGGGAACGTCGCCCTGTCGGTCGTCGGCGCGGCGCTCGTCAACATTGCCGGGGTGTTCGTCACCGCGCCGCTCTTTGCGCTGCTCGGCGGCGGGGCGGCGGCGGAGATCGGATACGAGACGATCGCGCGGATCGGCGTGATCCTCGTGCTGCCCTTCGTCATCGGGCAGGCCGTGCAACGTTGGACGCGGGCGTGGGTGATCGAACGCAGGGCCAGCATCGCCTGGCTCGATCGGGGGGTGATCGGGATCGCGGTCTATGTCGCCTTCTCCGGCGCGGTGGAGCAGGGGCTGGGCAGCCTGTTCGGCGCGGCCCAATGGGCGATGCTCCTGGGGCTGGTCGCCGCTTTCCTGGGCATTGCCATAGCGGGCGCGTGGTTCGCCGGGGGCGCGCTCGGCCTGGCGCGGGCCGAGCGGATCGCGTTTCTTTTCGCCGGGTCGCAGAAAAGCGTCGCGATCGGCGCCCCCATGGCCGCGATCCTGTTCGTGCCCGCGCAGGCCGGCTTCGTGATCGCGCCGCTGCTGCTCTACCACCTGTTGCAGCTGGTCGCGGCCGCCCCGCTCGCTAGCCGCCTCGCGCGGGAGCCGCGCTAG